A single genomic interval of Amycolatopsis albispora harbors:
- a CDS encoding 50S ribosomal protein L25/general stress protein Ctc: MSEVRLSVEPRTEFGKGAARRTRRAGKIPAVLYGHGSDPRHLSLPAIEFARVVRENGSNAVITLDVENSSELALTKTIVVHPLKNYIEHVDLLVVKRGEKVTVDVPVVITGDAAPGTLVSQDLDALQVEVEALQIPEQVEVSVEGLEAGTQINASQVQLPKGAELVTDGEYLVVAVNEAPNEAAMEGQVDAEGAGVVEDQPESTEE, encoded by the coding sequence GTGTCCGAGGTACGTCTGTCCGTCGAACCGCGCACCGAGTTCGGCAAGGGCGCCGCGCGTCGCACGCGGCGCGCCGGCAAGATCCCCGCGGTTCTCTATGGTCACGGCTCGGACCCGCGGCACCTGTCGCTGCCGGCCATCGAGTTCGCCCGCGTCGTCCGTGAGAACGGCAGCAACGCCGTCATCACGCTGGACGTGGAGAACTCCAGCGAGCTGGCGCTGACCAAGACCATCGTGGTCCACCCGCTGAAGAACTACATCGAGCACGTCGACCTGCTGGTCGTCAAGCGCGGCGAGAAGGTCACCGTGGACGTGCCGGTGGTCATCACCGGCGACGCCGCCCCGGGCACCCTGGTCTCGCAGGACCTGGACGCGCTGCAGGTCGAGGTCGAGGCGCTGCAAATCCCGGAGCAGGTCGAGGTCTCCGTCGAGGGCCTCGAGGCCGGCACGCAGATCAACGCGTCGCAGGTCCAGCTGCCCAAGGGCGCCGAGCTGGTGACCGACGGCGAGTACCTGGTCGTCGCGGTGAACGAGGCCCCGAACGAGGCGGCCATGGAGGGCCAGGTCGACGCCGAGGGCGCCGGTGTGGTCGAGGACCAGCCCGAGTCCACCGAGGAGTAA
- a CDS encoding DivIVA domain-containing protein, producing the protein MSMTADDARSTAFGNAPIGRRGYAKNEVDDFVQRIAATLDGQDDLTAAEVHHVLFGKPLIGKRGYDEREVDEFLDAAEEALLSHLGADWRAHQVPAARAASQATDARARSAPADEYLER; encoded by the coding sequence ATGTCCATGACCGCCGATGACGCCCGGAGCACCGCCTTCGGGAACGCCCCGATCGGCAGGCGCGGTTACGCCAAGAACGAGGTGGACGACTTCGTTCAGCGGATCGCCGCGACCCTCGACGGGCAGGACGACCTGACCGCGGCCGAGGTGCACCACGTGCTGTTCGGCAAGCCGCTGATCGGCAAGCGGGGGTACGACGAGCGCGAGGTCGACGAGTTCCTCGACGCCGCCGAGGAGGCGCTGCTGTCCCATCTCGGCGCCGACTGGCGGGCACACCAGGTGCCCGCGGCCAGGGCGGCGTCGCAGGCCACCGACGCCAGGGCCCGCTCGGCCCCGGCCGACGAGTACCTGGAGCGGTGA
- a CDS encoding DivIVA domain-containing protein, translating to MAVSAADVLTIQFHRAPIGTRGYNEADVDKFLDRIAKTLDGEEHLTAAQVHEVSFGRPALGKRGYDQQEVDAFLRQVESTLAEREGWTPHSTNAYIAPALEHTHSRKSLWRRVRS from the coding sequence ATGGCCGTCTCCGCCGCCGATGTGCTGACCATCCAGTTCCACCGCGCGCCGATCGGCACGCGCGGGTACAACGAGGCGGACGTGGACAAGTTCCTCGACCGGATCGCCAAAACCCTCGACGGCGAGGAGCACCTGACCGCCGCCCAGGTGCACGAGGTGTCGTTCGGCAGGCCCGCGCTCGGGAAGCGGGGATACGACCAGCAGGAGGTCGACGCGTTCCTGCGCCAGGTGGAAAGCACGCTCGCCGAGCGCGAAGGCTGGACCCCGCACTCGACGAACGCCTACATCGCGCCGGCGCTGGAACACACCCACTCACGCAAGTCCCTGTGGCGGCGGGTGCGCAGCTAG
- the pth gene encoding aminoacyl-tRNA hydrolase, protein METDLPGAGEQIVLAGLGNPGPRYAGNRHNAGFLVLDELAARMGGKFKSHKSGGEVLEGRLAGRKVALVKPRSFMNLSGGPVAGAARFFKVGPDGVVVVHDELDLPYGALKLKFGGGDNGHNGLRSITKSLGTKDYFRVRFGVGRPPGRMDPADYVLKDFSTVERKELALNLDRCADAVEALVEKGLLAAQNAFHAG, encoded by the coding sequence GTGGAAACCGACCTGCCTGGGGCCGGCGAGCAGATCGTGCTCGCCGGCCTCGGCAATCCGGGGCCCCGGTACGCGGGCAACCGGCACAACGCCGGTTTCCTCGTGCTGGACGAGCTGGCCGCCCGCATGGGCGGCAAGTTCAAGTCGCACAAGAGCGGCGGTGAGGTGCTCGAAGGGCGCCTCGCCGGGCGCAAGGTGGCGCTGGTCAAGCCCCGGTCGTTCATGAACCTCTCCGGCGGCCCGGTCGCCGGGGCCGCGCGCTTCTTCAAGGTCGGGCCGGATGGTGTAGTCGTCGTGCACGACGAGCTGGACCTGCCCTACGGCGCGCTGAAGCTCAAGTTCGGCGGCGGCGACAACGGGCACAACGGGCTGCGCTCGATCACCAAGTCGCTCGGCACCAAGGACTACTTCCGGGTGCGGTTCGGCGTCGGCCGCCCGCCCGGCCGGATGGATCCGGCCGACTACGTGCTCAAGGACTTCTCCACCGTGGAGCGCAAGGAGCTCGCGCTCAACCTCGACCGCTGCGCCGACGCCGTCGAAGCGCTCGTCGAGAAGGGGCTGCTGGCGGCCCAGAACGCCTTCCACGCCGGCTGA